Proteins from a genomic interval of Youhaiella tibetensis:
- a CDS encoding LacI family DNA-binding transcriptional regulator, which translates to MAQNQKSGRVTIKEVAEDAGVSVAAVSKVLREAYGVSEALKTKVRASMKKLNYRPLATARGMRGQTFTIGVTFPDLRNPFFADILAGINSALERTQYQLMLGVSLSTPLIEETLIDSMIDRQMDGLILVGTTVNPAFLEPTASRKPLVTIGHHVEGESSFDTVNNDDRLGAILVVRHLVANGYRKIAMLSLNSTTSTLITEREHGYRQAMGDHGLQEHVQILRVGQTLREVQTATRRLLQSPDKPDALFCWTDFIALEVISIATELGLAIPDDLAVVGYDNTMYCDFAQNNLTSVDQSGEVLGLQSARLLIERIRGRQEAEHFVVTPRVVARGSSLAVGGRGMGQGS; encoded by the coding sequence ATGGCTCAAAACCAAAAGTCGGGTCGGGTGACCATCAAGGAGGTCGCCGAGGACGCGGGCGTGTCGGTGGCGGCGGTGTCCAAGGTGCTGCGCGAGGCCTATGGCGTGAGCGAGGCGCTCAAGACCAAAGTCCGCGCTTCCATGAAGAAACTGAACTATCGACCGCTGGCGACCGCTCGCGGCATGCGCGGTCAGACCTTCACCATCGGCGTGACGTTCCCCGACCTGCGCAACCCGTTCTTCGCCGATATTCTGGCGGGCATCAATTCGGCCCTCGAGCGCACGCAGTACCAGTTGATGCTCGGAGTCAGCCTGTCGACCCCGCTCATCGAGGAGACCCTGATCGACTCGATGATCGACCGTCAGATGGACGGATTGATTCTGGTGGGAACCACGGTCAATCCGGCGTTCCTCGAACCGACAGCGAGCCGAAAGCCGCTCGTCACCATCGGTCATCACGTCGAGGGCGAGAGCTCGTTCGATACCGTCAACAACGACGACAGGCTCGGCGCGATCCTGGTGGTGCGCCACCTGGTGGCCAACGGCTACCGCAAGATTGCCATGCTCAGCCTTAACTCGACGACATCTACGCTCATCACCGAACGCGAACACGGCTATCGCCAGGCCATGGGCGACCATGGGCTGCAGGAACATGTGCAGATCCTGCGCGTCGGCCAGACCCTGCGCGAAGTGCAGACCGCGACCCGTCGCCTGCTCCAGAGCCCGGACAAGCCGGATGCGCTCTTCTGCTGGACGGACTTCATTGCCCTCGAGGTCATCAGCATCGCAACAGAGCTCGGCCTCGCCATTCCGGACGACCTGGCGGTCGTGGGCTACGACAACACGATGTATTGCGATTTCGCACAGAACAACCTGACCAGCGTCGATCAATCCGGCGAGGTGCTGGGCCTGCAGTCAGCCCGGCTGCTGATCGAACGCATCCGCGGGCGCCAGGAGGCAGAACATTTCGTCGTGACGCCCCGCGTCGTCGCCCGAGGCAGCTCCCTGGCGGTTGGCGGCAGGGGCATGGGGCAGGGTAGCTAG
- a CDS encoding Lrp/AsnC ligand binding domain-containing protein: MDRIDRKIIDVLDRDARVSMALLAKAVGLSKTPVQARVKRLESEGYIRGYRAVIDWSRLGEGHIAFVQVTLSDTRSRALDEFNQASKAINSIEECHMIAGSYDYLLKVRTDDITTYRRVLGETISSLPHVAHTSTFVVMEAVVDT; encoded by the coding sequence CTGGACCGCATTGATCGCAAGATCATCGACGTGCTCGACCGTGACGCCAGGGTCTCCATGGCCTTGCTGGCCAAGGCCGTGGGGCTCTCCAAGACCCCGGTACAAGCGCGGGTCAAGCGCCTCGAAAGCGAAGGATACATTCGCGGCTACCGCGCCGTGATCGACTGGAGCCGGCTTGGTGAAGGTCACATCGCCTTCGTTCAGGTCACATTGTCGGACACGCGGTCACGGGCGCTCGACGAGTTCAACCAGGCCTCCAAGGCAATCAACAGCATCGAGGAATGCCACATGATTGCCGGCTCCTACGACTATCTCCTCAAGGTGCGCACCGACGACATCACCACCTATCGCCGCGTCCTCGGCGAAACCATCTCCAGCCTCCCGCACGTGGCCCACACCTCGACCTTCGTGGTGATGGAAGCCGTCGTCGACACCTAG
- a CDS encoding branched-chain amino acid ABC transporter substrate-binding protein, with protein MAQGLTVGVQVPTTGSEATYGQDMANAIQIAIDEINAAGGILGKQVSEVVGDDACDPQQATNAATKLASSGVVGIVGGYCSGATVPTLKIYGDAKLPFIITAANSTKLIPANPGNAFMINSTGNDQVAKAMEVFTKRGLKSLAIVNEGDAYSQDLAELTRKAWTDAGNTVAAFETVNKGEQDYSAVVTKIKAANPDGVFWTAYYADGGLLIRQLREAGYQGLIAVGDGSNSPDLFKLAGEAAEGVIGFSNPTAEFLPGAKAFADAYMAKFGNAPGPYAPLSYDGMKLLAWAIDKAGTTDSAAVIEALKGADFKDGLAGPISFNKDNTLARSNFIVLEGKNGTWALAE; from the coding sequence ATGGCACAGGGGTTGACCGTCGGCGTGCAGGTGCCCACGACGGGGTCGGAAGCGACGTATGGCCAGGACATGGCCAATGCCATTCAGATAGCAATCGATGAGATCAATGCCGCCGGCGGCATCCTGGGCAAACAGGTGTCCGAGGTCGTCGGCGACGATGCGTGCGATCCGCAGCAGGCGACCAACGCCGCGACCAAGCTGGCCTCGAGTGGGGTGGTTGGCATCGTAGGCGGTTACTGCTCGGGCGCGACGGTTCCCACGCTCAAGATCTACGGCGATGCAAAGCTGCCGTTCATTATCACCGCGGCGAACTCGACCAAGCTGATCCCGGCCAACCCCGGCAACGCCTTCATGATCAACTCCACCGGCAATGACCAGGTGGCCAAGGCCATGGAAGTCTTCACCAAGCGCGGCCTCAAGTCCCTGGCGATCGTCAACGAAGGCGACGCCTATAGCCAGGACCTGGCCGAGCTGACACGCAAGGCCTGGACCGACGCCGGCAACACCGTCGCTGCGTTCGAAACCGTCAACAAGGGCGAGCAGGACTACTCAGCCGTGGTGACCAAGATCAAGGCCGCCAACCCCGATGGCGTCTTCTGGACCGCCTACTATGCCGACGGCGGTCTCCTCATCCGTCAGCTTCGCGAAGCCGGCTACCAGGGACTGATCGCCGTGGGCGACGGCTCGAACTCGCCAGACCTCTTCAAGCTCGCCGGCGAAGCAGCAGAAGGCGTGATCGGCTTCTCCAACCCGACAGCCGAATTCCTTCCTGGCGCCAAGGCCTTCGCCGACGCCTACATGGCCAAGTTCGGCAACGCTCCGGGCCCCTACGCGCCCCTCAGCTACGACGGCATGAAGCTTCTGGCCTGGGCCATCGACAAGGCTGGCACCACTGACAGCGCGGCTGTCATCGAGGCCCTCAAGGGCGCCGACTTCAAGGACGGCCTGGCCGGTCCGATTTCGTTCAACAAGGACAACACCCTTGCCCGCTCCAACTTCATCGTTCTCGAAGGCAAGAACGGGACCTGGGCGCTAGCCGAGTAA
- a CDS encoding branched-chain amino acid ABC transporter permease translates to MFDILAQQLINGLVLGSFYALVALGYTMVFGVVKLLNFAHGDLYMVGAFVGLMAFSFLAPIIGPGWFGVGVSILLSMVAIGFLGVVIERVAYTPMLKAPRLSILITALAVSLVLQNAVLTLTNGQILAFSPKLGFGGVNLGSIFISFKQLVLVGTAAVLMIALELFVSRTQYGRAMRAVSVDKDMCELMGIDVNRVVAVTFFVGSALAGAAGTMAGAYYGSVWYFMGFLIGLKAFTAAVIGGIGSIPGAMLGGLILGLLEAFGTQIPGIGSEWKDVFSFSVLILVLVFKPTGLLGKSEQERM, encoded by the coding sequence TTGTTTGACATTCTCGCTCAGCAGCTCATCAATGGGCTGGTACTAGGGTCGTTCTACGCCCTGGTAGCGTTGGGCTACACCATGGTTTTCGGCGTGGTGAAGCTGCTCAACTTCGCACACGGCGACCTCTACATGGTGGGCGCCTTCGTCGGATTGATGGCCTTTTCCTTCCTTGCCCCCATCATCGGGCCCGGCTGGTTCGGGGTAGGGGTCTCAATCCTTCTTTCCATGGTCGCCATAGGATTCCTCGGCGTGGTGATCGAGCGCGTGGCCTATACGCCCATGCTCAAGGCGCCGCGCCTCTCGATCCTGATCACGGCCCTGGCCGTGTCGCTGGTGCTTCAGAACGCGGTGCTGACCCTTACCAACGGCCAGATCCTTGCGTTTTCGCCCAAGCTCGGGTTCGGCGGAGTGAACCTGGGTTCGATCTTCATCAGCTTCAAGCAACTGGTCCTCGTCGGAACCGCCGCAGTGCTGATGATCGCCCTCGAACTCTTCGTGTCTCGAACCCAATATGGCCGCGCCATGCGCGCCGTGTCCGTGGACAAGGACATGTGCGAGTTGATGGGCATCGACGTCAATCGCGTGGTGGCGGTGACCTTCTTCGTCGGATCGGCCCTTGCCGGCGCGGCGGGGACCATGGCCGGAGCCTATTACGGCTCGGTCTGGTACTTCATGGGTTTCCTGATTGGCCTCAAGGCCTTCACTGCAGCCGTCATCGGCGGCATCGGCTCGATACCGGGAGCCATGCTCGGCGGCCTGATCCTGGGACTGCTCGAAGCCTTCGGCACGCAGATTCCGGGCATCGGCAGCGAGTGGAAGGACGTCTTCTCCTTCTCGGTCCTGATCCTGGTCCTGGTGTTCAAACCCACCGGCCTTCTGGGCAAATCCGAACAGGAGCGCATGTAA
- a CDS encoding branched-chain amino acid ABC transporter permease yields MAEDEARSRVWSGLDRWFDTPAKKGAILAVLAAAMIAAPLIFGPYATVILTNALLYAILALGLNIVVGYAGLLDLGYAAFFAVGAYSVGILTVQFGWNFWLTLPVAVAAAALAGIIIGGPTLRLRSDYLAIVTLGFGEIVRIAARNLQITGAASGISGIEQPWLFGWHIAGPLDFYYVFLVLAVIAVIVSVRLAESRLGRAWLYVRHDEDAAEAMGIDRVRVKLAAYIIGAIYGSLGGVFFAVNLTAISPESFSFRQSTLFLMAVILGGMGKIPGVILGAFIVVLAPELLRDLGSFRLLIFAVGLLLIMLFRPSGIWPTRSRS; encoded by the coding sequence ATGGCAGAGGACGAAGCAAGATCCCGCGTCTGGAGCGGATTGGATCGCTGGTTCGATACCCCGGCCAAGAAGGGCGCGATCCTAGCAGTACTGGCTGCGGCCATGATTGCCGCGCCGCTGATCTTTGGCCCCTATGCCACGGTCATTCTCACCAACGCGCTGCTCTACGCCATCCTGGCGTTGGGACTGAATATCGTGGTCGGCTATGCCGGTCTTCTCGACCTCGGCTACGCCGCCTTCTTTGCAGTGGGGGCCTATAGCGTGGGCATCCTCACGGTACAGTTCGGCTGGAATTTCTGGCTGACACTCCCGGTAGCGGTCGCGGCCGCGGCACTCGCGGGCATCATCATCGGCGGGCCGACCCTGCGTCTGCGCTCGGACTACCTCGCCATCGTCACCCTGGGCTTCGGCGAAATCGTCCGCATCGCCGCCCGCAACCTGCAGATCACGGGCGCCGCAAGCGGCATCTCCGGAATCGAGCAGCCATGGCTCTTCGGCTGGCATATCGCCGGCCCCCTGGACTTCTACTATGTCTTCCTGGTCCTGGCCGTCATCGCAGTCATCGTCTCGGTGCGGCTGGCGGAATCCCGCCTGGGACGGGCCTGGCTCTACGTGCGGCACGATGAGGACGCGGCGGAGGCGATGGGCATCGATCGCGTTCGGGTCAAGCTTGCCGCCTACATCATCGGCGCCATCTACGGCTCGCTGGGCGGCGTGTTCTTCGCCGTCAACCTGACGGCGATTTCTCCAGAAAGCTTCTCGTTCCGGCAATCGACGCTGTTCCTCATGGCCGTCATTCTCGGTGGCATGGGCAAGATCCCCGGCGTTATCCTGGGGGCGTTCATCGTTGTGCTCGCGCCCGAACTGTTGCGCGATCTCGGCAGCTTCCGCCTGCTCATCTTCGCGGTCGGCCTGCTGCTGATCATGCTCTTCCGCCCGAGCGGCATTTGGCCCACGAGGAGCCGGTCATGA
- a CDS encoding ABC transporter ATP-binding protein, whose protein sequence is MSEQLLQLSGVTLGFAGNTVLQGVDFTVEAGRIASLIGPNGAGKTSLFNCITGFYKPQQGAITFDGRAMLPLKPFQVTQAGIARTFQNLRLFRGMSVLENVMSGQHCRTKAGAIAAIFRPASQRREEAKIEQVASECLRFVGVDAADWHREATTLAYGHQRRVEIARALATEPQLLLLDEPAAGLTKSEKEELTALITSIRDERGVAVLLIEHDTGLVMSISEKVSVLDHGVLIAEGTPVEIQNNPKVIEAYLGSEDAEDALAL, encoded by the coding sequence ATGAGCGAACAACTTCTTCAATTGTCCGGGGTGACCTTGGGCTTTGCCGGCAATACGGTACTTCAGGGCGTCGATTTCACCGTCGAGGCCGGCAGGATCGCGAGCCTGATCGGCCCGAACGGTGCAGGGAAAACCTCGCTTTTCAACTGCATTACGGGCTTCTACAAGCCCCAGCAGGGCGCCATCACCTTCGATGGCCGGGCCATGCTGCCGCTCAAGCCCTTTCAGGTAACCCAGGCCGGCATCGCCCGCACCTTCCAGAACCTGCGGCTCTTCCGCGGCATGTCGGTGCTGGAAAACGTCATGTCCGGGCAGCACTGCCGCACGAAAGCGGGCGCCATCGCTGCGATCTTCCGACCCGCGTCCCAGCGACGCGAGGAAGCCAAGATAGAGCAGGTGGCCTCCGAATGCCTGCGGTTCGTTGGCGTGGACGCCGCCGACTGGCATCGCGAGGCGACAACCCTGGCCTATGGCCACCAGCGCCGGGTGGAAATTGCCCGTGCCCTCGCGACTGAACCCCAGCTGCTGCTGCTCGATGAACCGGCCGCCGGCCTCACCAAGAGCGAAAAAGAGGAGCTGACAGCGCTCATCACCAGCATTCGCGATGAACGCGGCGTCGCCGTGCTCCTCATCGAGCACGACACGGGGCTGGTCATGAGCATCTCCGAAAAAGTCAGCGTGCTCGACCACGGCGTGCTCATCGCCGAGGGGACGCCGGTGGAAATTCAGAACAATCCTAAGGTGATCGAGGCCTATCTCGGTTCCGAAGACGCGGAGGACGCCCTTGCGCTCTGA